A stretch of Cucumis sativus cultivar 9930 chromosome 2, Cucumber_9930_V3, whole genome shotgun sequence DNA encodes these proteins:
- the LOC101218724 gene encoding NADP-dependent malic enzyme isoform X1, whose product MLFFLRHQYLRNLVCRGRRFEIEALGSMESSMKKTMSNGSVHMDMEEIDNKFEEAYGEHNATEDQLITPWTVSVASGYSLLRDPIYNKGLAFSEKERDAHYLRGLLPPAVIDQELQERRMMHNLRNYEVPLHRYIAMMDLQERNERLFYKLLIDNVEELLPIVYTPTVGEACQKYGSVYRRPQGLFISLKEKGKILEVLKNWPERNIQVIVVTDGERILGLGDLGCQGMGIPVGKLSLYTALGGIRPSACLPITIDVGTNNEQLLNDEFYIGLRQKRARGQEYMELLDEFMYAVKKNYGEKVLIQFEDFANHNAFELLSRYSSSHLVFNDDIQGTASVVVAGLLAALKLIGGTLADHTFLFLGAGEAGTGIAELIALEISKQTGAPTEETRKKIWLVDSKGLIVQSRFESLQHFKKPWAHDHESIKDLYGAVQAIKPTVLIGTSGVGKTFTKEVVEAMASFNEKPLILALSNPTSQSECTAEEAYTWSQGRAIFASGSPFDPVEYDGKVFVPGQANNAYIFPGFGLGLIMSGTIRVHDDMLLAASEALAAQVSQENYDKGLIYPPFTNIRKISANIAAKVAAKAYELGLASRLPRPKDLVKFAESCMYSPRYRSYL is encoded by the exons ATGCTCTTCTTCCTCCGACATCAATATCTG AGAAACTTGGTGTGTAGAGGAAGGAGATTTGAGATTGAAGCTTTGGGATCAATGGAGAGTTCAATGAAGAAGACAATGAGCAACGGTAGTGTTCATATGGACATGGAAGAAATTGACAATAAGTTTGAAGAAGCCTATGGAGAACACAATGCTACTGAAGATCAGCTCATTACTCCTTGGACAGTCTCTGTTGCTAG tGGTTATTCTTTACTGCGTGATCCGATCTACAACAAAGGCCTCGCCTttagtgaaaaagaaagagatgctCATTACTTGCGTGGCTTGTTGCCACCAGCAGTTATTGATCAAGAGCTTCAG GAAAGGAGGATGATGCATAATCTTCGCAACTATGAAGTTCCACTACACAGATATATTGCCATGATGGATCTTCAG GAGAGAAATGAAAGGTTGTTCTACAAGCTTCTCATTGATAATGTTGAAGAACTGCTTCCAATTGTGTACACTCCAACCGTAGGCGAAGCTTGCCAGAAGTATGGGAGCGTTTATAGACGACCTCAAGGCCTTTTCATCAGTTTGAAAGAGAA GGGCAAGATTCTTGAAGTTTTGAAGAACTGGCCAGAAAGGAACATTCAAGTTATTGTTGTTACCGACGGTGAGCGGATTCTAGGCCTTGGGGATCTTGGATGCCAG GGCATGGGGATTCCTGTGGGGAAACTTTCTTTATATACAGCACTTGGAGGAATTCGACCCTCAGCT TGCTTGCCTATAACCATTGATGTTGGTACAAACAACGAGCAGCTTCTAAATGATGAGTTTTACATTGGCCTTCGGCAGAAACGGGCCAGAGGACAG GAATACATGGAACTTTTAGACGAGTTCATGTATGCAGTAAAGAAGAACTACGGAGAGAAAGTCCTTATACAG TTTGAAGATTTTGCAAACCACAATGCATTCGAGTTGCTTTCAAGATATAGCTCGTCACACCTTGTGTTCAATGACGACATTCAA GGTACAGCATCTGTTGTTGTAGCAGGACTACTTGCAGCTCTTAAACTTATTGGAGGGACATTAGCTGACCACACTTTCTTATTCCTTGGAGCTGGAGAG GCTGGAACTGGTATAGCTGAGCTTATTGCTTTGGAGATTTCAAAACAG ACTGGAGCTCCAACTGAAGAGACTCGCAAGAAGATTTGGCTCGTGGACTCGAAG GGGCTGATCGTTCAATCCCGCTTCGAATCCCTTCAACATTTTAAGAAGCCTTGGGCTCATGACCATGAATCTATCAAGGATCTTTACGGTGCCGTCCAG gCTATCAAACCAACAGTGTTGATAGGAACATCTGGTGTTGGGAAGACATTTACAAAGGAAGTTGTGGAGGCCATGGCATCCTTCAATGAG AAACCACTTATCCTTGCTCTCTCGAACCCTACGTCACAATCGGAGTGTACAGCTGAAGAAGCTTATACATGGAGCCAG GGACGAGCAATCTTTGCTAGCGGAAGTCCATTTGACCCTGTTGAATATGATGGAAAAGTTTTTGTGCCTGGCCAG GCAAACAATGCTTACATATTCCCTGGATTTGGCTTGGGTCTGATCATGTCGGGTACAATTCGTGTACATGACGACATGCTCTTGGCAGCCT CGGAGGCTCTGGCTGCCCAAGTGAGTCAGGAAAACTATGATAAGGGCTTGATTTACCCTCCTTTTACCAACATCAGAAAGATATCTGCTAACATTGCTGCCAAAGTTGCTGCTAAGGCTTATGAACTTG GTCTGGCTTCTCGTCTTCCTCGACCAAAGGATCTCGTAAAATTTGCCGAGAGCTGCATGTACAGCCCCCGCTATCGTAGCTACCTTTAA
- the LOC101218954 gene encoding protein cereblon isoform X1 encodes MEDQRLLERERHQIEQILQLDNEELQVEEVDYLHDSDDDDNDDRDAISNGHGGTEAFPEFTFNSSLASLHTYLGEVEDAHHRMAFLDGGAILNLPVFYLEGVVLFPEATLPLRVIQSNFIAAIERVLTHFDTPNTIGVVHVSLDSDSERLRFANIGTTAEIRQFRRLEDGSLNVLARGKQRFRLRRRWIDVEGVPCGEVQIIQEDLPLRAPRDAFGELAPRSTVQRHGLSCALASYTPCSRSFTSRDEEDDSASNSEESFERELSLREKKIHNAAIDSSESCSDEEMSGSEAEHQHSMSHLNDSDSLGSMHSDCEKENEKPASDIGKSSTSARESSESKELKRCRRNSSFNPMHRVSKAFWPYWVYSMYDSYCLAQKAAAMWKQIVGAPNMDGFVKNPDILSFYIASKIPVSESTRQELLEIDGISYRLRREIELLKSIDIIQCKNCKTVIAKHSDMLVMPNEGPFGAYVNPHGYVHEIMTLYRANGLALRGRAQTEYSWFPGYAWTISICATCETQLGWLFTATNRNLKPKSFWGIRCSQLADATR; translated from the exons ATGGAAGACCAAAGGCTGttggagagagagaggcaCCAGATCGAGCAGATTCTTCAGCTTGATAATGAGGAGTTACAAGTTGAAGAAGTTGATTACCTCCATGACtcagatgatgatgataatgatGATCGCGATGCTAT TAGTAATGGTCATGGTGGTACTGAGGCCTTTCCTGAATTTACTTTCAATTCCTCTTTGGCATCTTTGCATACGTATCTTGGTg AGGTTGAAGATGCTCATCACAGAATGGCTTTCTTGGATGGGGGTGCCATCCTGAACCTACCTGTATTTTATCTTGAAG GTGTTGTGTTGTTCCCAGAAGCCACTCTACCTCTGAGGGTGAtacaatcaaattttattgcAGCCATTGAGAGAGTGTTGACTCACTTTGACACCCCTAATACTATAGGTGTG GTTCATGTCTCCTTGGATTCTGATAGTGAAAGACTACGTTTTGCCAATATTGGGACAACTGCAGAG ATTCGGCAGTTTCGAAGGTTGGAGGATGGTTCACTTAATGTTCTTGCCAGAGGGAAGCAACGGTTTCGTCTTAGACGTCGTTGGATTGATGTTGAGGGAGTG CCATGTGGAGAAGTTCAAATTATCCAGGAAGATTTGCCATTAAGGGCTCCACGGGATGCTTTTGGAGAATTGGCTCCTAGGAGTACTGTTCAGCGGCACGGTCTCTCATGTGCATTGGCTTCATATACTCCTTGCTCTAGATCATTTACGTCCAGGGATGAGGAGGATGATTCTGCCTCTAATTCAGAGGAAAGCTTTGAACGTGAGCTTTCattgagagagaagaaaatccACAATGCAGCAATTGATTCCAGTGAATCTTGTAGCGATGAGGAGATGTCTGGATCGGAGGCAGAACACCAACATTCGATGTCACATCTAAATGACTCTGATTCTTTAGGGTCAATGCATTCCGATTGCGAGAAGGAAAATGAGAAACCTGCCTCTGACATTGGAAAGAGTTCCACATCAGCTAGGGAATCTAGCGAGAGCAAAGAACTCAAAAGATGCCGAAGAAACTCAAGTTTTAATCCGATGCACAGGGTTTCAAAAGCATTTTGGCCATATTGGGTTTACTCAATGTATGATTCATATTGTCTTGCTCAAAAAGCCGCAG CTATGTGGAAGCAGATAGTGGGGGCGCCAAACATGGATGGTTTTGTGAAGAATCCAGACATCTTATCTTTCTATATTGCTAGTAAGATTCCAGTTTCTGAATCTACTAGACAAGAGCTTTTGGAGATTGATGGCATTTCATATAGATTGCGTCGGGAAATTGAATTACTCAAGTCTATTGATATCATCCAATGTAAAAACTGCAAG ACAGTTATAGCCAAGCACAGTGATATGTTGGTGATGCCTAATGAAGGTCCGTTCGGTGCTTACGTGAACCCCCATGGTTATGTTCATGAAATAATGACTCTTTATAGAGCAAATGGCTTAGCACTCAGAGGACGAGCTCAGACAGAATATAGTTGGTTCCCTGG aTACGCGTGGACAATCTCAATCTGTGCAACTTGTGAAACTCAATTAGGATGGCTTTTTACTGCCACAAATAGGAATCTGAAACCCAAATCGTTTTGGGGAATACGATGTTCCCAGCTAGCGGATGCCACACGTTGA
- the LOC101218954 gene encoding protein cereblon isoform X2, whose amino-acid sequence MEDQRLLERERHQIEQILQLDNEELQVEEVDYLHDSDDDDNDDRDAINGHGGTEAFPEFTFNSSLASLHTYLGEVEDAHHRMAFLDGGAILNLPVFYLEGVVLFPEATLPLRVIQSNFIAAIERVLTHFDTPNTIGVVHVSLDSDSERLRFANIGTTAEIRQFRRLEDGSLNVLARGKQRFRLRRRWIDVEGVPCGEVQIIQEDLPLRAPRDAFGELAPRSTVQRHGLSCALASYTPCSRSFTSRDEEDDSASNSEESFERELSLREKKIHNAAIDSSESCSDEEMSGSEAEHQHSMSHLNDSDSLGSMHSDCEKENEKPASDIGKSSTSARESSESKELKRCRRNSSFNPMHRVSKAFWPYWVYSMYDSYCLAQKAAAMWKQIVGAPNMDGFVKNPDILSFYIASKIPVSESTRQELLEIDGISYRLRREIELLKSIDIIQCKNCKTVIAKHSDMLVMPNEGPFGAYVNPHGYVHEIMTLYRANGLALRGRAQTEYSWFPGYAWTISICATCETQLGWLFTATNRNLKPKSFWGIRCSQLADATR is encoded by the exons ATGGAAGACCAAAGGCTGttggagagagagaggcaCCAGATCGAGCAGATTCTTCAGCTTGATAATGAGGAGTTACAAGTTGAAGAAGTTGATTACCTCCATGACtcagatgatgatgataatgatGATCGCGATGCTAT TAATGGTCATGGTGGTACTGAGGCCTTTCCTGAATTTACTTTCAATTCCTCTTTGGCATCTTTGCATACGTATCTTGGTg AGGTTGAAGATGCTCATCACAGAATGGCTTTCTTGGATGGGGGTGCCATCCTGAACCTACCTGTATTTTATCTTGAAG GTGTTGTGTTGTTCCCAGAAGCCACTCTACCTCTGAGGGTGAtacaatcaaattttattgcAGCCATTGAGAGAGTGTTGACTCACTTTGACACCCCTAATACTATAGGTGTG GTTCATGTCTCCTTGGATTCTGATAGTGAAAGACTACGTTTTGCCAATATTGGGACAACTGCAGAG ATTCGGCAGTTTCGAAGGTTGGAGGATGGTTCACTTAATGTTCTTGCCAGAGGGAAGCAACGGTTTCGTCTTAGACGTCGTTGGATTGATGTTGAGGGAGTG CCATGTGGAGAAGTTCAAATTATCCAGGAAGATTTGCCATTAAGGGCTCCACGGGATGCTTTTGGAGAATTGGCTCCTAGGAGTACTGTTCAGCGGCACGGTCTCTCATGTGCATTGGCTTCATATACTCCTTGCTCTAGATCATTTACGTCCAGGGATGAGGAGGATGATTCTGCCTCTAATTCAGAGGAAAGCTTTGAACGTGAGCTTTCattgagagagaagaaaatccACAATGCAGCAATTGATTCCAGTGAATCTTGTAGCGATGAGGAGATGTCTGGATCGGAGGCAGAACACCAACATTCGATGTCACATCTAAATGACTCTGATTCTTTAGGGTCAATGCATTCCGATTGCGAGAAGGAAAATGAGAAACCTGCCTCTGACATTGGAAAGAGTTCCACATCAGCTAGGGAATCTAGCGAGAGCAAAGAACTCAAAAGATGCCGAAGAAACTCAAGTTTTAATCCGATGCACAGGGTTTCAAAAGCATTTTGGCCATATTGGGTTTACTCAATGTATGATTCATATTGTCTTGCTCAAAAAGCCGCAG CTATGTGGAAGCAGATAGTGGGGGCGCCAAACATGGATGGTTTTGTGAAGAATCCAGACATCTTATCTTTCTATATTGCTAGTAAGATTCCAGTTTCTGAATCTACTAGACAAGAGCTTTTGGAGATTGATGGCATTTCATATAGATTGCGTCGGGAAATTGAATTACTCAAGTCTATTGATATCATCCAATGTAAAAACTGCAAG ACAGTTATAGCCAAGCACAGTGATATGTTGGTGATGCCTAATGAAGGTCCGTTCGGTGCTTACGTGAACCCCCATGGTTATGTTCATGAAATAATGACTCTTTATAGAGCAAATGGCTTAGCACTCAGAGGACGAGCTCAGACAGAATATAGTTGGTTCCCTGG aTACGCGTGGACAATCTCAATCTGTGCAACTTGTGAAACTCAATTAGGATGGCTTTTTACTGCCACAAATAGGAATCTGAAACCCAAATCGTTTTGGGGAATACGATGTTCCCAGCTAGCGGATGCCACACGTTGA
- the LOC101218724 gene encoding NADP-dependent malic enzyme isoform X2, whose translation MESSMKKTMSNGSVHMDMEEIDNKFEEAYGEHNATEDQLITPWTVSVASGYSLLRDPIYNKGLAFSEKERDAHYLRGLLPPAVIDQELQERRMMHNLRNYEVPLHRYIAMMDLQERNERLFYKLLIDNVEELLPIVYTPTVGEACQKYGSVYRRPQGLFISLKEKGKILEVLKNWPERNIQVIVVTDGERILGLGDLGCQGMGIPVGKLSLYTALGGIRPSACLPITIDVGTNNEQLLNDEFYIGLRQKRARGQEYMELLDEFMYAVKKNYGEKVLIQFEDFANHNAFELLSRYSSSHLVFNDDIQGTASVVVAGLLAALKLIGGTLADHTFLFLGAGEAGTGIAELIALEISKQTGAPTEETRKKIWLVDSKGLIVQSRFESLQHFKKPWAHDHESIKDLYGAVQAIKPTVLIGTSGVGKTFTKEVVEAMASFNEKPLILALSNPTSQSECTAEEAYTWSQGRAIFASGSPFDPVEYDGKVFVPGQANNAYIFPGFGLGLIMSGTIRVHDDMLLAASEALAAQVSQENYDKGLIYPPFTNIRKISANIAAKVAAKAYELGLASRLPRPKDLVKFAESCMYSPRYRSYL comes from the exons ATGGAGAGTTCAATGAAGAAGACAATGAGCAACGGTAGTGTTCATATGGACATGGAAGAAATTGACAATAAGTTTGAAGAAGCCTATGGAGAACACAATGCTACTGAAGATCAGCTCATTACTCCTTGGACAGTCTCTGTTGCTAG tGGTTATTCTTTACTGCGTGATCCGATCTACAACAAAGGCCTCGCCTttagtgaaaaagaaagagatgctCATTACTTGCGTGGCTTGTTGCCACCAGCAGTTATTGATCAAGAGCTTCAG GAAAGGAGGATGATGCATAATCTTCGCAACTATGAAGTTCCACTACACAGATATATTGCCATGATGGATCTTCAG GAGAGAAATGAAAGGTTGTTCTACAAGCTTCTCATTGATAATGTTGAAGAACTGCTTCCAATTGTGTACACTCCAACCGTAGGCGAAGCTTGCCAGAAGTATGGGAGCGTTTATAGACGACCTCAAGGCCTTTTCATCAGTTTGAAAGAGAA GGGCAAGATTCTTGAAGTTTTGAAGAACTGGCCAGAAAGGAACATTCAAGTTATTGTTGTTACCGACGGTGAGCGGATTCTAGGCCTTGGGGATCTTGGATGCCAG GGCATGGGGATTCCTGTGGGGAAACTTTCTTTATATACAGCACTTGGAGGAATTCGACCCTCAGCT TGCTTGCCTATAACCATTGATGTTGGTACAAACAACGAGCAGCTTCTAAATGATGAGTTTTACATTGGCCTTCGGCAGAAACGGGCCAGAGGACAG GAATACATGGAACTTTTAGACGAGTTCATGTATGCAGTAAAGAAGAACTACGGAGAGAAAGTCCTTATACAG TTTGAAGATTTTGCAAACCACAATGCATTCGAGTTGCTTTCAAGATATAGCTCGTCACACCTTGTGTTCAATGACGACATTCAA GGTACAGCATCTGTTGTTGTAGCAGGACTACTTGCAGCTCTTAAACTTATTGGAGGGACATTAGCTGACCACACTTTCTTATTCCTTGGAGCTGGAGAG GCTGGAACTGGTATAGCTGAGCTTATTGCTTTGGAGATTTCAAAACAG ACTGGAGCTCCAACTGAAGAGACTCGCAAGAAGATTTGGCTCGTGGACTCGAAG GGGCTGATCGTTCAATCCCGCTTCGAATCCCTTCAACATTTTAAGAAGCCTTGGGCTCATGACCATGAATCTATCAAGGATCTTTACGGTGCCGTCCAG gCTATCAAACCAACAGTGTTGATAGGAACATCTGGTGTTGGGAAGACATTTACAAAGGAAGTTGTGGAGGCCATGGCATCCTTCAATGAG AAACCACTTATCCTTGCTCTCTCGAACCCTACGTCACAATCGGAGTGTACAGCTGAAGAAGCTTATACATGGAGCCAG GGACGAGCAATCTTTGCTAGCGGAAGTCCATTTGACCCTGTTGAATATGATGGAAAAGTTTTTGTGCCTGGCCAG GCAAACAATGCTTACATATTCCCTGGATTTGGCTTGGGTCTGATCATGTCGGGTACAATTCGTGTACATGACGACATGCTCTTGGCAGCCT CGGAGGCTCTGGCTGCCCAAGTGAGTCAGGAAAACTATGATAAGGGCTTGATTTACCCTCCTTTTACCAACATCAGAAAGATATCTGCTAACATTGCTGCCAAAGTTGCTGCTAAGGCTTATGAACTTG GTCTGGCTTCTCGTCTTCCTCGACCAAAGGATCTCGTAAAATTTGCCGAGAGCTGCATGTACAGCCCCCGCTATCGTAGCTACCTTTAA